In a genomic window of uncultured Methanobrevibacter sp.:
- a CDS encoding CPBP family intramembrane glutamic endopeptidase has translation MSQFNDRLKRIKIKNLAIFIIIAYLVLFILGKTIGFINEKCFYVFILLYFIFELRDFSLDFKDDFFNVFSDVSIKTILLIVTANIFFSYGMLYLSYLLINHFPFLNFLVNFSVPSMSILSSLPVIGVFVMTVVLSPIVEELIFRGVLLNKLKLIVPTLFAVLISSLLFGALHSFGSIFSAFIFAVCMAILYLKTENICVPILAHFLNNLFAEIIRLVDVNELLFTDANVVMIVSALAIISAVILFISIFTELNNIK, from the coding sequence ATGTCCCAGTTTAATGACAGGCTTAAACGTATAAAAATAAAAAATCTGGCTATTTTTATTATAATTGCTTATCTGGTATTGTTTATTTTAGGAAAAACCATCGGATTCATTAATGAAAAATGCTTTTATGTGTTTATCTTGTTATATTTTATTTTTGAATTGAGGGATTTTTCTCTAGATTTTAAAGATGATTTTTTTAATGTCTTTTCGGATGTTTCGATTAAAACTATTTTATTGATTGTAACTGCCAATATTTTCTTTTCTTATGGAATGCTCTATCTGTCTTATTTGCTGATTAATCATTTTCCATTTTTAAACTTTTTAGTGAATTTTTCCGTTCCTTCAATGTCTATACTTTCTTCACTGCCGGTTATTGGAGTTTTTGTAATGACAGTTGTTTTATCTCCAATAGTAGAAGAGTTGATATTTAGGGGGGTTTTGTTAAATAAGCTGAAGCTGATTGTTCCAACATTATTTGCAGTTTTAATTTCTTCACTCCTCTTCGGTGCCCTTCATAGTTTCGGAAGTATATTTTCAGCTTTTATTTTTGCAGTCTGTATGGCAATATTATATCTTAAAACGGAAAATATCTGTGTTCCTATTTTGGCTCACTTTTTAAATAATTTATTTGCCGAAATAATCAGATTGGTCGATGTTAATGAGCTTTTGTTCACTGATGCTAATGTGGTGATGATTGTTTCTGCATTGGCAATAATATCAGCAGTTATATTATTCATTTCAATTTTCACTGAATTGAATAATATTAAATAA
- a CDS encoding DUF126 domain-containing protein, producing the protein MIDCRSIAKGKGKGELIVSSEPISFLGGVNPENGEIIDPNHELKGEIIKDKVLFIPGGKGSTVGSYVIFQMMKNNTAPKAIICINAEPIIATGAIMSDIPMVDSPADTKDLTTGTLVEVDGDNGTIELL; encoded by the coding sequence ATGATTGATTGTAGAAGTATTGCAAAAGGAAAAGGAAAAGGAGAATTGATTGTCTCATCAGAACCTATCAGTTTTTTAGGCGGGGTAAATCCGGAAAATGGTGAAATAATTGATCCTAATCATGAATTAAAAGGAGAAATCATTAAGGATAAAGTTCTATTTATTCCTGGAGGAAAAGGCTCTACCGTTGGTTCTTATGTTATTTTTCAAATGATGAAGAACAATACTGCTCCAAAGGCAATTATTTGCATTAACGCCGAGCCTATTATAGCTACAGGTGCAATAATGTCTGATATTCCTATGGTGGACTCCCCAGCAGATACCAAAGACTTGACAACAGGTACTTTAGTAGAAGTTGACGGGGATAACGGAACAATAGAGCTGTTATGA
- the purB gene encoding adenylosuccinate lyase — protein sequence MAIHPIEFRYGTPEMKNIWEEENKLQKMLDVESALAQAEGKLGIIPQEVADEIAAKANTDFVKLERMKEIEAETNHDIAALSKSITEVCENGAGEYVHFGATSNDIVDSSNSLLIKDSIEVLKEKLERLTKIMLKLTEENKMKVCIGRTHGQHALPTTYGMKFGIWADELHRQYVRLENAEANVCIGMMDGAVGTTAALGEQGWEIHKTVAEILGLPAATITNQVVQRDNHVEFISVLANIASTLDKIGLEIRSLQRTELMEVGEFFDPEKQVGSSTMPHKMNPITAERICGVARIVKSYVNAALDNNPLWHERDLTNSSCERIMFPESCILTDYILNLTIKLMNNLVFYDENIERNLNLTNGLIMAERLMAELTRAGMGKQTAYGIVRKNAIKANKEKLLLGELILEDEEVQKYLTEDDVEKIMDPHTYVGSIEIIINELLEKSKDWF from the coding sequence ATGGCTATTCATCCAATCGAATTTAGGTATGGAACTCCCGAAATGAAAAATATTTGGGAAGAAGAAAATAAGCTGCAGAAAATGTTAGATGTAGAATCCGCATTGGCTCAAGCTGAAGGAAAACTTGGAATAATTCCACAGGAAGTTGCTGATGAAATTGCAGCAAAAGCAAATACTGATTTTGTAAAATTAGAAAGAATGAAAGAAATTGAAGCAGAAACTAATCACGATATTGCTGCTCTTTCAAAATCAATTACAGAAGTATGTGAAAACGGTGCAGGAGAATATGTCCACTTTGGAGCTACCTCCAATGACATTGTAGACAGTTCAAATTCCTTACTTATAAAAGATTCAATTGAAGTATTGAAAGAAAAATTAGAAAGATTAACTAAAATAATGCTTAAACTAACCGAAGAAAATAAAATGAAAGTATGTATCGGACGTACCCATGGTCAGCATGCGCTTCCAACCACATACGGCATGAAATTCGGTATATGGGCAGATGAACTCCACAGACAATATGTAAGATTAGAAAATGCAGAAGCAAATGTATGTATTGGAATGATGGACGGTGCTGTGGGAACAACTGCCGCATTAGGCGAACAAGGATGGGAAATCCATAAGACAGTTGCAGAAATTTTAGGCCTTCCTGCTGCAACCATTACAAATCAGGTTGTTCAAAGAGACAACCATGTAGAATTCATTAGTGTTTTAGCTAATATCGCAAGTACATTAGATAAAATCGGATTAGAAATCAGAAGCTTACAAAGAACCGAACTTATGGAAGTCGGTGAATTCTTTGATCCTGAAAAACAGGTTGGAAGCAGTACTATGCCTCACAAAATGAACCCAATTACTGCTGAGAGAATCTGTGGTGTTGCAAGAATCGTTAAATCCTACGTTAACGCAGCCTTGGACAATAACCCTCTTTGGCATGAAAGAGACTTGACAAATTCATCATGTGAAAGGATAATGTTTCCGGAAAGCTGCATTTTAACCGATTACATTCTCAATTTAACAATAAAATTAATGAACAACTTAGTTTTCTACGATGAAAACATCGAAAGAAACTTAAACCTGACCAATGGTTTAATCATGGCTGAAAGATTAATGGCAGAACTTACCCGTGCAGGAATGGGAAAACAAACTGCATACGGAATTGTAAGGAAAAACGCAATTAAAGCCAATAAAGAAAAACTATTATTGGGTGAATTAATTTTAGAAGACGAAGAAGTTCAAAAATACCTGACTGAAGATGATGTTGAAAAAATCATGGACCCTCACACATATGTCGGATCCATTGAAATAATCATCAATGAACTGCTTGAAAAATCAAAAGACTGGTTCTAG
- a CDS encoding amidohydrolase family protein, with product MQTLIENVNVVNPFEEVKTSMSVLIEDNLIKEISPSVNTKANVNVIDGQDNYLLSGFIDCHAHIFAKGFHKEENMANPLGIHFYNAVPHALQTINAGVTSIRDCGSADLSFKLAQQRKLFIAPKVYLSITPLVMTGGHFDLLLPSGFDMEIIYPGFPKGRCDGVEEVLKKTREVKRAGADFIKVMASGGVLTTNTSPEFAQFNKKELKTIVNEAKTNDMKVSAHCHSLKGMNNCIDAGFSSIEHGTFIDKKTAQRMAEKNVSLVPTLLVHQFLYKNGFPDWDSYAEEKTAKLKEIVKVHKENVACAYEQGVNILMGTDSGVIPHGHNLEELTHLVDIGMSEDEAVASGTVKAAQFLNQDNLGLVRKNYIADLILVNSNPLDDVSVLSDNDNILKVFQDGIEVKN from the coding sequence ATGCAGACCCTGATTGAAAACGTTAATGTTGTTAATCCGTTTGAGGAAGTCAAAACTTCAATGAGTGTATTGATTGAAGATAATCTGATTAAGGAAATTTCTCCTTCAGTAAATACAAAAGCTAATGTTAATGTTATTGATGGTCAGGATAATTACCTGCTTTCCGGTTTTATAGACTGCCATGCTCATATTTTTGCTAAAGGATTCCACAAGGAGGAAAACATGGCAAATCCATTGGGAATTCATTTTTATAATGCGGTTCCTCATGCACTTCAAACAATTAATGCCGGAGTTACATCAATTAGGGATTGCGGATCAGCTGATTTAAGCTTTAAATTGGCACAGCAAAGAAAACTCTTCATCGCTCCTAAAGTTTATTTATCAATTACTCCTCTGGTCATGACAGGAGGACATTTTGATTTGCTTTTACCGTCCGGTTTTGATATGGAGATAATCTATCCTGGTTTTCCAAAGGGAAGATGTGACGGTGTTGAAGAAGTCCTTAAAAAGACCCGTGAGGTAAAAAGAGCGGGCGCTGATTTTATTAAGGTTATGGCAAGCGGAGGAGTTTTAACAACCAATACTTCACCTGAATTTGCACAATTCAACAAAAAAGAATTAAAAACAATTGTTAATGAAGCTAAAACCAATGATATGAAAGTATCAGCTCATTGTCATAGCTTAAAAGGCATGAATAATTGTATTGATGCAGGATTTTCATCCATTGAACATGGTACATTTATAGATAAAAAGACAGCTCAGAGAATGGCTGAAAAAAATGTCAGTCTGGTTCCGACATTGCTTGTTCACCAGTTCTTATATAAAAACGGTTTTCCTGACTGGGACAGTTATGCTGAAGAAAAAACCGCTAAATTAAAGGAAATTGTTAAAGTTCACAAGGAAAATGTTGCCTGTGCCTATGAACAGGGGGTAAATATTTTAATGGGAACAGACAGCGGTGTTATTCCTCATGGCCATAATCTGGAGGAATTGACTCATCTGGTTGATATTGGAATGAGTGAAGATGAAGCTGTAGCAAGCGGAACTGTCAAAGCGGCACAATTTTTAAATCAGGATAATTTGGGTCTTGTTCGAAAAAATTACATTGCAGATTTAATTTTAGTCAATTCAAATCCTTTGGATGATGTTTCTGTTTTAAGTGATAATGATAATATTTTAAAGGTTTTCCAAGACGGAATTGAAGTAAAAAACTGA
- a CDS encoding aminodeoxychorismate/anthranilate synthase component II: protein MILLIDNYDSFSYNLYQLIGEVNSDIKVVRNDKITVEEISDLNPECIILSPGPGKPENAGICIEVVSHFHDKIPILGVCLGHQAICEAFGGTVSHASRLMHGKSSKISLDYDYIFKGLPTEISVGRYHSLSLVKDTLPDCLEIISKAGDDGEIMAVRHKNFNVYGLQFHPESILTPDGLTIISNFLEKVERGIL from the coding sequence ATGATACTTTTAATAGATAATTATGACAGTTTTTCATATAACTTATACCAGCTGATTGGTGAAGTCAATTCTGATATTAAAGTCGTAAGAAACGATAAAATAACAGTAGAAGAGATATCAGATTTAAATCCTGAATGCATTATTTTATCTCCGGGACCTGGAAAGCCTGAAAATGCGGGAATTTGTATTGAAGTGGTATCACATTTCCATGATAAAATCCCAATTTTAGGCGTTTGTTTAGGCCATCAAGCTATTTGTGAGGCTTTTGGAGGTACTGTTTCCCATGCTTCCAGACTGATGCATGGAAAATCCTCAAAAATTTCACTTGATTACGATTATATTTTCAAAGGATTGCCAACTGAGATAAGTGTTGGAAGATATCACTCTTTGAGTCTAGTTAAGGATACTCTTCCTGATTGTCTTGAAATCATTTCAAAGGCAGGCGATGACGGTGAAATCATGGCTGTAAGGCATAAGAATTTCAATGTTTACGGTCTTCAGTTTCATCCGGAATCAATTTTAACTCCGGACGGATTGACAATTATTAGTAATTTTTTAGAAAAAGTAGAAAGGGGAATATTATGA
- the truD gene encoding tRNA pseudouridine(13) synthase TruD, translating into MLNANTYVTSQKGIGGTIRYQYEDFYVEEIPEVIPEGEGPNVYVWIEKLGRTTLDVVLDIARDLHISRKRMGFAGMKDKKAITRQWICIANMDSEEQLKQVENLEIYKTDFLKVVRGRKKLRMGQLKGNKFKILIRDLDDIEESAEIANEVLSQLESTGVPNYFGWQRFGKPRTITHLVGEALVENDLKKAVSIYIGNPQGDEGEDNQMARKAFDEGNLEESLNLMGKGMRYEKMMIKELIRDSKKGELTDKSYMNALHALPKPLQRMFVHAYQSYLFNEAVSNRVEMGIDKYIEGDIVIDTEEHIVRDKSPEEFQELITNFKANPTCPLFGTKVPFADGEVGEMEKNILKKYNHTKEDFEVPKMPRLGSHGLRRQMRFQVWDAKAVPTDEGVLCEFSIDKGSYATAVLREVMKKDVI; encoded by the coding sequence ATGTTAAATGCTAATACTTATGTAACTAGCCAGAAAGGTATTGGTGGAACTATCAGATACCAATATGAAGATTTTTATGTTGAGGAAATTCCTGAAGTCATCCCTGAAGGCGAAGGACCTAATGTTTATGTCTGGATTGAAAAATTGGGAAGGACTACATTGGATGTTGTTTTGGATATTGCCCGTGATCTTCATATTTCAAGAAAAAGAATGGGCTTTGCAGGAATGAAAGATAAAAAAGCCATTACTCGCCAGTGGATTTGTATTGCAAATATGGATTCTGAAGAGCAGCTTAAACAGGTTGAAAACCTGGAGATTTATAAAACTGATTTTTTAAAGGTTGTCCGTGGACGCAAAAAACTTAGGATGGGTCAGTTAAAAGGAAACAAGTTTAAGATACTGATTCGTGATTTGGATGATATAGAAGAAAGTGCAGAAATTGCAAATGAGGTTTTAAGCCAACTTGAAAGCACAGGCGTTCCAAATTACTTCGGATGGCAGAGGTTCGGAAAACCAAGAACAATAACTCATCTGGTCGGTGAGGCATTGGTTGAAAACGATTTAAAAAAAGCAGTCAGCATTTACATTGGAAATCCTCAGGGTGATGAGGGTGAAGATAATCAAATGGCCAGAAAAGCATTTGATGAAGGAAATCTTGAAGAATCCCTTAATCTGATGGGAAAAGGAATGCGTTATGAAAAGATGATGATTAAGGAATTGATTAGGGATTCCAAAAAAGGTGAGCTTACTGACAAATCATATATGAATGCGCTTCATGCACTTCCAAAACCGCTTCAGAGGATGTTTGTTCATGCTTATCAGTCTTATCTCTTCAACGAAGCCGTAAGCAATAGGGTGGAAATGGGTATTGACAAATATATCGAAGGAGATATTGTCATTGATACAGAAGAGCACATTGTTCGAGATAAAAGTCCTGAAGAGTTTCAGGAATTAATCACAAATTTTAAAGCAAATCCGACCTGTCCGTTATTCGGTACAAAAGTTCCGTTTGCAGACGGTGAAGTTGGTGAGATGGAAAAGAACATATTGAAAAAATATAATCATACAAAAGAGGATTTTGAAGTTCCAAAAATGCCACGTTTAGGAAGTCATGGACTTAGACGTCAAATGCGTTTCCAGGTATGGGATGCAAAGGCAGTTCCAACAGATGAAGGAGTTTTATGCGAATTTTCTATAGATAAAGGTTCTTACGCTACTGCAGTTTTAAGAGAAGTTATGAAAAAGGATGTAATTTAG
- a CDS encoding helix-turn-helix transcriptional regulator: protein METKIRLLRQKKGITQQELAESVGVTRQTINALENARYNPSLMLAYKITKILGKNSIEDVFVLDMDD, encoded by the coding sequence ATGGAAACAAAAATACGGCTATTACGCCAGAAAAAGGGTATTACTCAACAGGAGTTGGCTGAATCTGTTGGAGTAACTCGCCAAACAATCAATGCTTTAGAAAATGCTCGTTATAATCCTTCCTTGATGTTGGCCTATAAAATTACAAAGATTTTGGGAAAAAATTCAATTGAAGACGTTTTTGTACTTGATATGGATGATTGA
- a CDS encoding copper-translocating P-type ATPase produces MVKHKHMDLPIEGMHCASCVLSVNKTFGRVEGVEEVDADLAANKLHITVDTKKISYEEMERLVRNLGFELHSDEMTLRIQGMHCTSCTMNVENFLIRLDGIFDVKADLTSQTAKIRYDSSKVTLDEIEEVINSLGFELLGVEGQTEIDEEAIYQQDLKEKRNRIIVGLIFSAILMILMFSGWDPLMGLTHSIHEATGLNISSMGLLSLIVSIAPFLYVSLPILKAGINGLRHKNLNMDVMYSMGILVAYISSIFGTFGIVLDHTFMFYDSAVMLPSFLMIGRYLEARAKKRTSDSIRELIGLQPTVATAIEVDENGEIISQKEVSIADIVVDDLLLVKPGEKIPVDGDVVGGESYVDESMINGEPIPKVKKDGEEVFAGTINQDGVLHIRAKKIGKETVLSNIIRLVEKAQSSRPPVQKFANTIVSYFIPVILTIAIVVFLIWYFVLGASLLFSLTCLISILVVACPCALGLATPTAVTVGVGRAAEFGILIKNGDTLENAGQIDVAAFDKTGTITEGKPEVDDIIPYGISDEELIKLAASVEQNSTHPIAKAIVNKAKELNLDLNQTTDFENVTGKGLKAKLNGSDVYAGNLALMQANGIDVSDELVDRYHELERLSKTIIFLAQDKSVKGILSLSDKIKANSKRTIDELHKMNIETYMLTGDNESTALNVANEVGIDNVRAGILPENKLDIVKQIQSNHTRKVLFVGDGINDAPALTQADIGVAMGNGTDIAMESGDIVIMEGDLENVVAAVQFSKKVMRRIKENIFWAFAYNTILIPIAAGVLYPAFGITFEPALAGLAMALSSVTVITLSLMLKRYVPEIKREKRN; encoded by the coding sequence ATGGTAAAACATAAACATATGGATTTGCCGATTGAAGGAATGCATTGCGCTTCCTGTGTTTTAAGTGTAAACAAAACATTTGGAAGGGTTGAGGGAGTAGAAGAAGTTGATGCGGACCTTGCGGCAAATAAATTACATATTACTGTAGACACTAAAAAAATTTCCTATGAGGAAATGGAAAGACTGGTCAGGAATTTAGGTTTTGAACTTCACTCTGATGAAATGACTTTAAGAATTCAGGGCATGCACTGCACTTCATGCACAATGAATGTCGAGAATTTTTTAATCAGACTGGACGGTATTTTTGATGTTAAAGCTGATTTAACTTCCCAAACTGCAAAAATCAGATATGACTCTTCAAAAGTTACACTTGATGAAATTGAAGAGGTAATCAATTCTTTAGGTTTTGAACTTTTAGGCGTGGAAGGTCAAACAGAAATTGATGAGGAAGCAATCTATCAGCAGGATTTAAAAGAAAAACGAAACAGGATTATTGTCGGTTTAATATTTTCAGCTATTTTAATGATTTTAATGTTTAGCGGATGGGATCCTTTAATGGGACTCACCCACAGCATTCATGAAGCAACAGGATTGAACATATCCTCAATGGGGCTGCTGTCCCTGATTGTAAGTATCGCACCATTTTTATATGTTTCTTTACCTATTTTAAAAGCCGGAATCAACGGTTTAAGACATAAAAATTTGAATATGGATGTAATGTATTCAATGGGTATTCTGGTTGCATATATTTCAAGTATTTTCGGAACATTCGGAATTGTTTTAGACCATACTTTCATGTTTTATGACTCAGCTGTAATGCTTCCGTCATTTTTAATGATTGGAAGATATCTTGAAGCCAGAGCTAAAAAACGAACATCCGATTCCATACGTGAATTAATCGGCCTTCAGCCAACAGTTGCAACAGCAATTGAAGTTGATGAAAATGGTGAAATTATTTCTCAAAAAGAGGTATCCATTGCAGATATTGTAGTCGATGATTTGCTTCTTGTAAAACCTGGTGAAAAAATTCCTGTTGACGGTGATGTTGTTGGGGGAGAATCCTATGTTGATGAATCAATGATTAACGGGGAACCGATTCCTAAAGTTAAAAAGGACGGCGAGGAAGTATTTGCCGGAACCATAAATCAGGATGGAGTCCTTCATATTAGGGCTAAAAAGATTGGAAAGGAAACTGTTTTATCAAATATCATTCGTCTTGTTGAAAAAGCACAGTCTTCAAGACCTCCTGTTCAAAAATTCGCAAATACAATCGTGTCATATTTCATTCCGGTCATTTTAACAATAGCTATTGTTGTATTCCTGATTTGGTATTTCGTACTTGGAGCTTCACTTTTATTCTCACTTACCTGTCTGATTTCAATTTTAGTGGTTGCCTGTCCTTGTGCATTGGGACTTGCCACACCGACTGCAGTTACTGTTGGTGTTGGAAGGGCAGCGGAATTTGGTATTTTAATCAAAAACGGAGATACCTTGGAAAATGCAGGTCAGATTGATGTTGCCGCTTTTGACAAAACAGGAACAATAACTGAAGGAAAACCTGAAGTGGATGACATTATTCCTTATGGAATTTCAGATGAGGAATTAATCAAGCTTGCAGCCAGTGTTGAACAGAATTCAACCCATCCTATTGCAAAAGCTATTGTAAATAAGGCTAAGGAATTGAATTTGGATTTAAATCAGACTACTGATTTTGAAAATGTAACTGGAAAAGGTTTAAAGGCCAAATTAAATGGCAGTGATGTTTATGCAGGTAATCTCGCACTGATGCAGGCAAATGGCATTGATGTTTCAGATGAGCTGGTTGACAGGTATCATGAACTTGAAAGGCTTTCAAAAACTATTATCTTTTTAGCACAGGATAAATCTGTAAAAGGTATTTTAAGTCTGTCTGATAAGATTAAGGCTAATTCCAAAAGAACAATCGATGAACTGCACAAGATGAACATTGAAACATATATGCTGACAGGAGACAATGAATCCACCGCACTTAATGTGGCAAATGAAGTAGGTATTGACAATGTCCGTGCTGGAATCTTACCTGAAAACAAACTGGATATAGTCAAGCAAATCCAATCAAATCACACTAGAAAAGTTTTATTCGTTGGTGACGGTATTAATGATGCTCCAGCATTAACTCAGGCAGATATTGGTGTAGCTATGGGTAATGGAACAGATATTGCAATGGAAAGCGGTGACATTGTTATTATGGAAGGCGATTTGGAAAATGTGGTTGCTGCAGTTCAATTTTCTAAAAAGGTAATGAGAAGAATTAAAGAAAATATATTCTGGGCATTCGCATACAATACAATTTTAATTCCAATAGCCGCAGGGGTTTTATATCCTGCATTCGGAATAACATTTGAACCTGCTTTGGCCGGTCTGGCAATGGCATTGAGTTCTGTAACAGTTATAACATTATCATTAATGCTTAAAAGATATGTTCCTGAAATAAAAAGAGAAAAAAGGAATTAA
- the trpE gene encoding anthranilate synthase component I, which translates to MFSPSLEDVKEISKNKEYRRIPISYELFSDIATPIEVLRVLKGFSKHCYMLESIEDSQNWGRYTFLGFDPLLEFTCQDGTVTIRGSENFDELTDDEKVIETDNPSEIIRDLVDKNKSPKIDYLPPFTGGFVGYFAYDYIKYAEPSLNLDAQNQDQFKDIDLMLFDKVIAFDNFKQKIILIVNMKTDNLEESYKKACDELKDMANLIKNGKKAEMEPLKLKSDFKPAFSREKYCDMVTKAKSYIKEGDIFQVVLSNRIEADISGSLFDTYRVLRTTNPSPYMFYFSSNDIEIAGASPETLVKLTDKKLFTFPLAGTRPRGKTEDEDLRLEKELLSDEKELAEHNMLVDLGRNDIGRISEIGSVNVEKYLSVERFSHVMHIGSTVSGTLRSDLDSLVAIDSILPAGTLSGAPKLRACEIINELENNKRGIYGGAIGYVDLSGNIDTCISIRIAFARNNKVFIRSGAGIVADSVPEKEFEECLNKAAAVINALKTADGGIE; encoded by the coding sequence ATGTTTTCCCCAAGTTTAGAAGATGTAAAAGAAATTTCGAAAAATAAAGAGTATAGGCGTATACCAATATCCTATGAACTGTTTTCAGATATTGCAACTCCTATTGAAGTTTTAAGAGTTTTAAAAGGATTCAGTAAGCACTGTTACATGCTTGAAAGTATAGAAGATTCACAAAACTGGGGAAGATACACATTTTTAGGTTTTGATCCGCTTTTAGAGTTTACATGTCAGGACGGAACTGTAACAATCAGAGGCAGCGAAAATTTTGATGAGCTGACTGATGATGAAAAGGTAATTGAAACCGATAATCCAAGTGAAATCATCAGGGATTTAGTAGATAAAAACAAATCTCCTAAAATTGATTACCTGCCTCCATTTACCGGCGGTTTTGTAGGATATTTTGCTTATGACTATATAAAATATGCGGAACCTTCACTTAATCTTGATGCCCAAAATCAGGATCAGTTTAAAGATATAGATTTAATGCTCTTTGATAAGGTCATTGCATTTGACAATTTCAAACAGAAAATCATTCTGATTGTCAATATGAAAACTGATAATCTGGAAGAGAGTTATAAAAAAGCATGTGATGAGTTAAAAGACATGGCAAATCTGATTAAAAATGGTAAAAAAGCTGAAATGGAACCGTTAAAGTTAAAATCAGATTTCAAACCTGCATTTTCACGTGAAAAATATTGTGACATGGTCACAAAGGCGAAAAGTTATATTAAAGAAGGAGACATTTTCCAGGTTGTTCTGTCAAACAGAATCGAAGCTGATATTTCCGGAAGCCTGTTTGACACATACAGGGTATTGAGAACCACCAACCCCTCTCCATATATGTTCTATTTTTCAAGCAATGATATTGAAATAGCCGGAGCTTCACCTGAAACATTAGTCAAACTGACAGATAAGAAGCTATTTACTTTTCCTCTTGCAGGAACCAGGCCTCGCGGAAAAACCGAAGATGAGGATTTAAGGCTTGAAAAGGAATTGCTTAGTGATGAAAAGGAACTTGCAGAGCACAACATGCTGGTTGATTTAGGCCGTAATGATATTGGAAGAATATCTGAAATAGGTTCTGTTAATGTTGAAAAATATCTCTCAGTTGAAAGGTTTTCTCATGTAATGCATATAGGATCTACTGTAAGCGGAACATTAAGAAGTGATTTGGATTCTCTTGTGGCTATAGATTCAATTCTTCCTGCCGGAACATTGTCAGGTGCTCCAAAGTTAAGGGCATGTGAGATTATCAATGAACTTGAAAACAATAAGCGCGGAATTTATGGGGGAGCTATCGGTTATGTTGATTTGAGCGGAAACATTGACACCTGCATTTCAATCAGAATAGCATTTGCAAGAAATAATAAAGTTTTCATACGTTCCGGTGCGGGAATTGTTGCAGACAGTGTACCTGAAAAGGAATTTGAAGAATGTTTAAACAAGGCGGCGGCAGTAATCAATGCATTAAAAACAGCAGATGGAGGGATAGAATGA